In Clostridium sp. SY8519, one genomic interval encodes:
- a CDS encoding DVU_1553 family AMP-dependent CoA ligase, which translates to MREESCFRSPVDSWVAGRLGIPLDKLTAERLEMYQLQRIRTCLKYVKENSRYYRKSLAEVEPDEIRTMGDFRRLPTCSEQDLIDSEWMFQCAESTEIRRVVTVPTTGTSGKQKRIRFTENDLRSAMAFAPAGFAVMCEPGDKVMVMMSGGFDGSIGDNVAKGLEPLGTKVLLYGQVIDLADAADAVIKEQPDVIVGMPGQIRMLERYMTLHHMEFSLKSVLLSSDDLPEAMCRQLQESWSCHTFRHYGMTEVCMFGAVECLGKDGYHLRACDILYEVIDPDENGYGEIAITTFAHEGMPLIRYRTGDIGKMRRERCRCGSELPGIAHILGRRKNRMVFRDQAVFLSQVEELIFADSCIVNFEVAYGEAELQLTAIHYPEDKPDVEQILKRFRARQEFEGVTVEIRLREFPWDGKPGSGKKGIRRL; encoded by the coding sequence ATGAGAGAAGAGAGCTGTTTCCGTTCTCCTGTTGACAGCTGGGTGGCCGGCCGTCTGGGGATTCCCTTGGACAAACTGACGGCAGAACGTCTGGAGATGTATCAGCTGCAGCGGATCAGAACGTGTCTGAAGTATGTAAAAGAAAATAGCAGATATTATCGGAAGAGCCTGGCAGAGGTGGAGCCGGATGAGATCAGAACGATGGGAGATTTTCGAAGGCTGCCGACCTGTTCAGAGCAAGATCTGATCGATTCTGAATGGATGTTTCAGTGTGCGGAGTCTACAGAGATTCGCAGAGTGGTTACCGTACCGACTACCGGTACAAGTGGTAAACAGAAGAGGATTCGTTTTACTGAAAACGACCTCAGATCAGCCATGGCTTTTGCTCCTGCCGGATTTGCAGTAATGTGTGAGCCTGGGGATAAGGTAATGGTTATGATGTCCGGTGGATTTGACGGCAGTATCGGAGATAATGTGGCGAAAGGTTTAGAACCGTTGGGAACCAAAGTGCTGCTCTATGGTCAGGTGATTGATCTGGCAGATGCGGCAGATGCTGTGATAAAGGAACAGCCGGATGTGATTGTCGGTATGCCGGGACAGATTCGGATGCTGGAACGTTATATGACATTGCATCATATGGAGTTTTCCTTAAAGAGCGTTCTTTTGAGCTCTGATGATCTGCCGGAAGCGATGTGCAGACAGCTGCAGGAAAGCTGGAGCTGTCATACTTTCCGTCATTACGGAATGACAGAAGTCTGCATGTTCGGTGCGGTGGAATGCCTGGGGAAGGACGGATATCACTTAAGAGCCTGTGATATCCTGTATGAAGTGATCGATCCGGATGAAAACGGTTACGGGGAGATCGCAATCACTACATTTGCGCATGAAGGGATGCCATTGATCCGATATCGGACCGGTGATATCGGTAAGATGAGGAGAGAACGCTGCCGCTGCGGCAGTGAACTTCCGGGAATCGCACATATTCTGGGGAGAAGAAAGAACAGAATGGTCTTCCGTGATCAGGCGGTATTTTTAAGTCAGGTAGAGGAATTGATATTTGCGGATTCCTGTATCGTGAATTTTGAAGTGGCTTATGGGGAAGCGGAACTTCAACTGACGGCAATTCACTATCCCGAAGACAAGCCTGATGTGGAACAGATTCTGAAACGATTTCGGGCACGTCAGGAATTTGAAGGAGTAACGGTTGAAATAAGGCTGCGAGAATTTCCCTGGGACGGAAAGCCGGGCAGCGGGAAAAAGGGAATCAGGAGACTATGA
- a CDS encoding C-GCAxxG-C-C family protein produces MSKQLDPKEILELFSQSIHCSQIVVREWADDLGLDEEIMMRMAAPFGGGAFSGNMCGAVCGALMLLGAEYGHFEPGDTEGNENMIAKIGEFKQRFTEANGSLICQEIIGYNLGVPGESERAFASGVIAKKCPNCVNTALEILDDMLG; encoded by the coding sequence ATGAGCAAACAGTTGGATCCGAAAGAAATTCTGGAATTATTTTCACAGAGCATTCACTGTTCCCAGATAGTGGTGCGTGAATGGGCGGATGATCTGGGGTTAGATGAAGAGATCATGATGCGGATGGCAGCACCTTTCGGCGGCGGTGCGTTTTCGGGAAATATGTGCGGCGCTGTTTGCGGAGCACTGATGCTTTTGGGTGCGGAATACGGCCATTTTGAGCCGGGAGATACCGAAGGCAATGAGAATATGATCGCAAAGATTGGTGAGTTTAAACAACGTTTTACGGAGGCTAACGGTTCTTTGATTTGTCAGGAGATTATCGGTTATAACTTAGGTGTTCCGGGAGAAAGTGAGAGGGCCTTTGCATCCGGTGTGATTGCAAAAAAATGTCCCAACTGCGTAAACACCGCACTGGAAATTCTGGATGATATGTTAGGTTAG
- the trsM gene encoding DVU_1556 family methyltransferase, with protein sequence MMKPVLHPGGLELTKENCKNLPLDNSSKVLDIGCGLGTTLEYLVSAFHCQAYGIDLSEACISSDSVEYPDIRFSVGNACDLPYEDEMFDAVFMECVLTLTDDPAKALSEDFRVLKPGGTLVLSSLTHTGDKELLLPGTFQVEVCEDLLHTAGFSAVTVSNHSSHLIQFVADMIFRYGSIDAYLRKSTCTLGGTVLNCNLSPKNTRYHSFLAVK encoded by the coding sequence ATGATGAAACCTGTCTTACATCCCGGTGGCCTTGAGCTGACCAAAGAAAACTGTAAAAACCTTCCTCTGGATAACTCCTCCAAAGTTCTAGATATCGGCTGCGGTCTCGGAACCACATTGGAATATCTCGTTTCTGCCTTTCACTGTCAGGCTTATGGTATCGATCTTTCTGAAGCATGTATTTCTTCCGACTCTGTGGAGTATCCGGATATCCGCTTCTCCGTCGGCAATGCCTGTGATCTTCCTTATGAAGACGAAATGTTTGACGCTGTTTTCATGGAATGTGTTCTGACTCTGACTGACGATCCCGCAAAAGCTTTATCCGAAGATTTTCGTGTCTTAAAACCGGGCGGAACTCTGGTCCTTTCTTCTCTGACTCATACCGGAGATAAAGAACTTCTTCTTCCCGGGACTTTCCAGGTGGAAGTCTGTGAAGATCTGCTTCATACAGCCGGTTTTTCTGCTGTTACAGTGAGCAATCACAGTTCCCATCTGATCCAGTTCGTTGCAGACATGATCTTTCGCTATGGAAGCATAGATGCATATCTCAGAAAATCTACATGTACGCTTGGCGGAACCGTTCTTAACTGTAACCTTTCTCCGAAAAACACACGCTATCATTCTTTCCTTGCTGTCAAATAA
- a CDS encoding DVU_1557 family redox protein, with amino-acid sequence MSKSHIWKCRSCGETLTDQKVVFDYLSLNFSETLKRCPKCGRVLIEKELANGKMIEVETQLEEK; translated from the coding sequence ATGAGTAAATCACATATCTGGAAGTGTCGCAGCTGCGGAGAGACCCTGACGGATCAGAAAGTAGTCTTTGACTACCTGTCTCTGAATTTCAGTGAGACATTGAAGCGCTGCCCGAAATGTGGGCGGGTGTTGATTGAAAAAGAACTTGCCAACGGTAAAATGATTGAAGTAGAGACACAGTTGGAAGAGAAATAG
- a CDS encoding pyridine nucleotide-disulfide oxidoreductase/dicluster-binding protein has translation MEREVVFDYVKDCMNGEPATCMVSCPFQLDIKGFLKKAEKGRFPAAKQELYKALPFPGVINEICPAPCEKACQRKTVLGEESVSVKLLEKTCLSAKDKKTRKSYQLPPLDTGCAVIGAGPAGLACALYLSRKRYKVTVFEKTDNWGGSLSGHEKFHMFEMEFMKQFEEADVDFRFGEKVNDLSFAAEYDLIFIATGKNGDSFGLLETCDRTLGTTKEEKVFLGGELLGLSMIEGIAHTKLVSKAMESYLQSGNPEYALVGYEKPDCSKNVPHVGVEPTVRVEPSGDVYTEEEAKAEAGRCMQCDCDECIKDCRMLEKFKKKPPRIAIDVAQDGMTRNSVSSACITRQTWSCNQCGHCAEVCPEDVKIGELFELSRADRVSKGLFPPAFHGYWLEEMRQNTEEASLVKGFMDTGTCDCMFFPGCRLGGVNPDYVIRSYEALLKDGKKTGIMLGCCGIPALWAGETDIFERHIRQIRIQWEGLGQPVLIYACASCLRTFARFLPEIPVISLYELLPERYRGGRVEEEQMYSVFDPCAAYGRNELKAAVRTLAESEGVKMDDYDNEGRCCGFGGHIQLANPDFYDEIAEIRCQESENPYLVYCVNCKEVFETHGKNTRHILDFYFGLDNTKVNTLEEKRQNNIAVKQILLERYWKESFAPVRETWDELKLEIPAEVQRDMEQNLISEREVKKTIKVNEDEQAGFENELGEVICRMVTPYLTIWVKYRKEADLYVLQEVYCHRMHIREDG, from the coding sequence ATGGAACGAGAAGTAGTATTTGACTATGTGAAAGACTGCATGAACGGGGAACCGGCCACGTGTATGGTGTCCTGTCCGTTTCAACTGGATATTAAGGGGTTTTTAAAGAAAGCAGAGAAGGGACGCTTTCCAGCAGCAAAGCAGGAGTTGTACAAGGCACTTCCGTTTCCGGGAGTGATCAATGAGATCTGCCCTGCACCCTGTGAAAAGGCCTGCCAGCGTAAGACCGTTCTCGGTGAAGAGAGTGTGTCTGTAAAACTTCTGGAAAAAACCTGTCTGAGTGCGAAAGATAAGAAGACAAGAAAGAGCTATCAGCTTCCACCGTTAGATACCGGATGTGCCGTCATCGGAGCCGGTCCGGCAGGACTTGCATGTGCGTTGTATCTGAGCCGCAAACGTTACAAGGTAACTGTGTTTGAGAAAACGGATAACTGGGGCGGATCGCTGAGCGGTCATGAGAAGTTTCATATGTTTGAGATGGAGTTCATGAAGCAGTTTGAGGAAGCAGATGTGGACTTTCGATTTGGAGAAAAAGTTAATGATCTGAGCTTTGCAGCGGAATATGATCTTATATTTATTGCCACTGGAAAAAACGGGGATTCGTTTGGACTATTGGAAACCTGTGACAGAACGCTCGGTACTACGAAAGAAGAAAAAGTATTCCTTGGAGGAGAACTTCTTGGATTAAGTATGATCGAAGGAATTGCACATACCAAGTTGGTGTCAAAAGCAATGGAATCCTATCTGCAGAGCGGCAATCCGGAATATGCTTTAGTCGGATATGAGAAACCTGACTGTAGCAAAAATGTGCCGCATGTGGGAGTTGAGCCAACGGTTCGCGTGGAGCCTTCGGGAGATGTTTACACTGAAGAGGAAGCAAAGGCGGAAGCCGGAAGATGTATGCAGTGTGACTGTGACGAATGTATCAAAGACTGCCGTATGTTAGAAAAATTCAAGAAGAAACCGCCGCGTATTGCCATTGATGTGGCACAGGATGGAATGACACGAAATTCGGTAAGCTCTGCCTGCATCACACGACAGACCTGGAGCTGCAATCAGTGTGGACACTGCGCAGAAGTATGTCCGGAAGATGTGAAGATTGGTGAACTCTTTGAATTGTCCAGAGCAGACCGGGTCAGCAAAGGATTGTTTCCGCCGGCTTTCCATGGTTACTGGCTGGAAGAGATGCGTCAGAATACAGAAGAAGCAAGTCTGGTAAAAGGATTTATGGACACCGGAACCTGTGACTGTATGTTTTTCCCGGGTTGTCGTCTGGGTGGAGTGAATCCGGATTATGTTATCAGATCCTATGAAGCACTTCTGAAAGACGGAAAGAAAACAGGTATTATGCTTGGATGCTGCGGAATCCCTGCTCTTTGGGCGGGAGAAACGGATATTTTTGAACGGCATATCCGTCAGATCCGTATTCAGTGGGAGGGGCTGGGACAGCCGGTATTGATCTATGCATGTGCGAGCTGTCTGAGAACATTTGCCAGATTTTTACCGGAAATTCCTGTAATTTCCTTATATGAACTGCTGCCAGAGAGATACCGCGGTGGCCGTGTCGAAGAAGAACAGATGTATTCCGTATTCGATCCGTGTGCAGCTTACGGAAGAAACGAGTTAAAAGCAGCGGTTCGTACGTTGGCAGAATCGGAAGGTGTCAAAATGGATGATTATGACAATGAAGGGCGATGCTGTGGTTTTGGCGGTCATATTCAGCTGGCCAATCCGGATTTCTACGATGAAATAGCAGAAATCCGCTGTCAAGAATCGGAAAATCCGTACCTGGTTTACTGTGTGAACTGTAAGGAAGTCTTTGAGACCCATGGCAAGAACACTCGTCATATATTGGATTTTTATTTCGGCCTCGACAATACAAAAGTAAATACACTGGAAGAAAAGCGACAGAATAATATTGCAGTGAAACAGATATTACTGGAACGCTACTGGAAAGAAAGCTTTGCACCGGTGAGAGAAACCTGGGATGAATTAAAACTGGAAATTCCGGCAGAGGTTCAGAGAGATATGGAACAAAATCTGATTTCTGAAAGAGAGGTTAAGAAGACGATCAAAGTCAATGAGGATGAACAGGCAGGCTTTGAAAATGAGCTGGGAGAAGTGATCTGCCGCATGGTAACCCCCTATCTGACTATCTGGGTGAAATACAGAAAAGAAGCGGACCTATACGTTCTTCAGGAAGTTTACTGTCATCGTATGCATATCAGAGAGGACGGGTGA
- a CDS encoding molybdopterin cofactor-binding domain-containing protein, translating to MGNVSRKSLVINGVFRHVVYDGSKDSLAQVLRRFGLTGTKIGCDKGICGACSVIMNGKLVRSCNIKMTKVPEFSEILTIEGIGTPDNLHPLQLAWITHGGAQCGFCTPGFIVSSYALLSENPSPTREEVRDWFEKNHNVCRCTGYVQLVDAVMDAAAVMRGEKTMDDITWKLEEGEEYYGSNMPRPSAIAKVCGLTDFGDDIAMKMPGTVAFLAPVMAGIPHAKILSIDTTEALAVPGVIKVLTAADVKGSNDISFPAVVPRQKGQGSPKFPLICDEVVNRRGDVVAIVAAVSQEIAREAAKKVRVEWEILPSYMSILESFQPDALQLHKNVPNQYLYAPLYKGEDTEEIFEDAPIVVEGSWHTQHQPHMTIEPDVFQGYWDEDGMLTIMSKTHDLYGCRDELAPAIGLDPEMIRMIDNPAGGCFGYSTISSIFALAGVAVMALNMPVSMTLTYEEHMHMTGKRSATYCNGRLACDEDGMIQGVEFDVAMDHGAYAGTSSIAFGNLISVPFQGYNIPNVKALGRAGTSNHAFTCAYRGFGGPQIYTTSEALTDMAAEQAGIDPWEFRMKNAAHPGDLTINSRPYLSYTFPQLLNLIKPHYDEFKAIADAAKKEGRHVGVGVSMGGFNVGKGFIDHCEDDLELCANGYINVYNTWQDLGQGADIGTLTHVLKCLEPLHITPDKVRQVVNDTKLAPDSGLSAASRSHFMNGRALIDAAEKLLNAMRKEDGTYRTYEEMIAESIPTRYRGHVDEAGKGYDPAQDPNTGEGNRFAAYTYGAFCSLVEVDVNTGKTTVLKYAGAVDCGKIGNKLSVDGQAYGGISHGIGFALSEDYDASDRANNIAYCGVPTCKVIPDDIRIEYYEDNPRPQGPHGSSGCSEVFQACTHMPIINAINNACGVRIYDLPATPAKVKAAWEKLQNGEDLTPPKYYFGSEFEDELEYIRENPI from the coding sequence ATGGGCAATGTTTCCAGAAAATCACTTGTAATTAATGGGGTATTTCGACATGTAGTATATGACGGATCCAAAGACAGTCTGGCTCAGGTGCTGAGACGTTTCGGACTAACAGGTACAAAGATTGGCTGCGATAAAGGTATTTGCGGTGCTTGTTCCGTTATCATGAACGGTAAACTGGTCCGATCCTGTAATATAAAAATGACCAAGGTGCCGGAATTTTCTGAAATCCTTACTATAGAAGGTATCGGTACACCGGATAATCTCCATCCGCTTCAGCTGGCATGGATTACTCACGGAGGAGCACAGTGCGGATTCTGTACCCCTGGATTCATCGTTTCATCTTATGCATTACTTAGCGAAAATCCCTCTCCCACAAGAGAAGAGGTCAGAGATTGGTTTGAGAAAAACCATAATGTATGTCGCTGTACCGGTTATGTACAATTAGTGGATGCGGTTATGGATGCCGCTGCAGTTATGCGCGGTGAGAAAACAATGGACGATATCACATGGAAACTGGAGGAAGGAGAGGAATACTACGGAAGTAATATGCCGCGTCCATCAGCAATCGCCAAAGTATGCGGCTTGACTGATTTTGGTGATGATATTGCAATGAAGATGCCTGGTACCGTAGCATTTCTGGCACCTGTAATGGCAGGAATTCCACATGCGAAAATATTAAGTATAGACACAACGGAAGCACTGGCTGTCCCTGGCGTAATCAAAGTATTAACGGCAGCTGACGTTAAGGGATCGAATGATATTTCTTTCCCTGCGGTAGTACCTCGTCAGAAAGGTCAGGGTTCACCTAAATTTCCTTTGATCTGCGACGAGGTGGTTAACCGTCGAGGTGACGTAGTAGCCATCGTGGCAGCGGTTTCCCAGGAGATCGCGAGAGAAGCAGCTAAGAAAGTAAGAGTAGAGTGGGAGATTCTCCCATCGTATATGTCCATTCTGGAATCTTTCCAGCCGGATGCATTACAGCTTCATAAGAATGTTCCGAATCAGTATTTATACGCTCCGTTGTATAAAGGTGAAGATACCGAGGAAATCTTTGAAGATGCACCAATTGTAGTAGAGGGGAGCTGGCACACTCAGCATCAGCCTCACATGACTATCGAGCCGGATGTATTCCAGGGTTACTGGGATGAAGACGGAATGCTGACCATTATGAGTAAGACACATGATCTGTACGGATGCCGTGACGAGCTGGCACCGGCAATCGGTCTGGATCCTGAGATGATTCGTATGATCGACAACCCGGCAGGCGGATGTTTCGGTTATTCTACCATCTCCAGTATCTTCGCTCTGGCAGGTGTAGCGGTTATGGCACTGAATATGCCGGTTTCCATGACTCTTACTTACGAAGAGCATATGCATATGACAGGTAAACGTTCCGCAACATACTGTAATGGTCGTCTGGCATGTGATGAAGACGGTATGATCCAGGGAGTAGAGTTTGATGTAGCTATGGATCACGGTGCTTATGCGGGAACATCTTCCATCGCATTCGGCAACCTGATCTCTGTACCGTTCCAAGGATACAATATTCCTAATGTTAAGGCACTGGGGCGAGCAGGAACATCCAACCATGCATTCACCTGTGCATATCGAGGATTTGGAGGACCGCAGATTTATACCACATCCGAAGCACTGACTGATATGGCAGCAGAGCAGGCAGGTATCGATCCTTGGGAGTTCCGTATGAAGAACGCAGCTCATCCGGGCGATCTGACCATCAACAGCAGACCATACTTATCCTACACATTTCCGCAGCTGCTGAATCTGATCAAACCTCATTACGATGAGTTCAAAGCTATTGCAGACGCAGCGAAAAAAGAAGGCCGTCATGTAGGTGTCGGAGTATCTATGGGAGGATTTAACGTAGGCAAAGGATTCATCGATCACTGCGAAGATGATCTCGAATTATGTGCAAACGGATATATCAACGTATACAACACCTGGCAGGATCTTGGGCAGGGTGCAGATATCGGTACTCTGACTCATGTATTAAAATGCTTAGAGCCATTGCATATCACACCGGATAAGGTTCGCCAGGTAGTTAATGATACCAAACTTGCTCCGGATTCAGGTCTGTCAGCAGCCAGTCGTTCTCATTTCATGAACGGACGTGCACTGATTGATGCAGCAGAAAAGCTGCTGAATGCAATGCGCAAAGAAGATGGAACCTATCGTACTTATGAAGAGATGATTGCAGAGAGTATTCCAACCAGATATCGCGGTCATGTCGATGAGGCAGGGAAAGGATATGATCCTGCTCAGGATCCGAATACCGGTGAAGGAAACCGCTTTGCAGCTTATACCTATGGCGCATTCTGCAGTCTGGTAGAAGTAGATGTTAACACAGGTAAAACTACTGTACTGAAATACGCAGGTGCTGTAGACTGTGGTAAGATCGGCAACAAACTATCTGTCGACGGACAGGCATATGGCGGTATCTCTCATGGTATCGGTTTCGCATTAAGTGAAGATTATGATGCTTCTGATCGAGCAAATAATATTGCATACTGTGGTGTCCCGACCTGTAAGGTTATTCCGGATGATATCCGTATCGAGTATTACGAAGACAATCCACGACCTCAGGGACCACACGGTTCCAGCGGATGTTCCGAAGTATTCCAGGCTTGTACTCATATGCCGATTATCAATGCGATCAACAATGCTTGCGGTGTTAGAATCTATGACCTGCCGGCAACACCTGCAAAAGTAAAAGCAGCATGGGAAAAATTACAGAATGGTGAAGATCTGACTCCTCCAAAATACTATTTCGGCTCTGAATTTGAAGACGAATTAGAGTACATCAGAGAAAATCCAATTTAG
- a CDS encoding NAD(P)-dependent alcohol dehydrogenase — MKIKAAVIENKGDEFKICDMELLGPQPGEVLVKVAACGVCHTDDVARNQLIPVPLPAVFGHEGCGTIIEVGEGVTSYKAGDRVAFSYGSCGTCEACSTGRPYGCKENRRLNFSGVQFDNTKRLIKDDTFVSSFFGQGAFATHAVVHVNNLVPVADDIDLKMVSPMGCGIQTGAGAVLNYLKPSADSSIIITGCGPVGLSAVMAAKIAGCTTIIACDVVPSRLDLAMELGATHTINSREVESVPDAVKELTGGLGSNYAIDCTGIGPCVRQSLQCTRSLGICVVLGATQELTINVEEDLMGVGKTLVGLVEGCSIPKIFIPQLLDYYRKGMFPFDRLIRYYSFDEINQAFEDTKKGTVLKAVLCME; from the coding sequence ATGAAGATTAAAGCAGCAGTAATTGAAAATAAAGGCGATGAATTTAAAATCTGTGACATGGAATTACTGGGGCCACAGCCTGGAGAAGTTCTTGTAAAAGTAGCAGCCTGCGGTGTATGCCATACAGATGATGTGGCGAGAAATCAGTTAATTCCTGTTCCGCTTCCTGCAGTATTCGGACATGAAGGGTGTGGCACGATCATTGAAGTCGGTGAAGGTGTTACCAGTTATAAAGCAGGCGATCGCGTCGCATTCTCCTACGGTTCCTGCGGAACCTGCGAAGCCTGCAGCACAGGAAGACCCTACGGATGTAAAGAAAACAGAAGACTGAACTTCTCAGGTGTTCAGTTTGATAACACAAAACGTCTGATCAAGGATGATACATTTGTTTCCTCTTTCTTCGGACAGGGTGCATTTGCAACACATGCAGTTGTACATGTAAATAATCTGGTTCCTGTAGCCGATGATATCGATCTTAAGATGGTCTCTCCTATGGGATGCGGTATCCAGACAGGCGCAGGTGCAGTATTAAATTATCTGAAACCTTCAGCAGACAGCTCTATCATTATCACGGGATGCGGTCCTGTAGGCTTAAGTGCAGTTATGGCAGCGAAGATTGCCGGATGTACAACAATCATTGCCTGTGACGTAGTTCCTTCCAGACTGGACTTAGCTATGGAATTAGGCGCAACACATACCATTAACTCAAGAGAAGTGGAAAGTGTTCCGGATGCAGTCAAAGAACTGACCGGTGGACTCGGATCCAATTACGCCATCGACTGTACCGGAATCGGACCTTGTGTACGGCAGAGTCTGCAATGTACACGTTCTCTTGGCATCTGTGTGGTATTAGGCGCAACACAGGAGCTTACAATTAATGTAGAAGAAGATCTGATGGGTGTTGGAAAAACGCTGGTTGGATTAGTAGAAGGCTGCTCCATTCCGAAGATTTTCATTCCTCAGTTATTGGATTATTACCGGAAAGGGATGTTTCCCTTTGACCGCCTGATCAGATATTACTCATTTGATGAGATTAATCAGGCATTTGAAGATACCAAGAAGGGGACTGTATTAAAAGCAGTACTATGTATGGAATAG
- a CDS encoding Na+/proline, Na+/panthothenate symporter — protein sequence MIPILIAVVYFGFFSILFGIRSRKQKAKEAANRTTAEEKEFFTASGQLGWFAVMCSFVLAPLGGGHTTSLYEQQATMGVAVAWWGILAGGVFVPVFLLWFGPMFRKLKVATFPQALGKVFGPKIKIFNSSVAPAAWLGITMSELLGTSTAIYALAGGRVPYAPWCILIAAVLMLVYILLGGMLQASMMNIINAIMLIVGSYVAVVFVGKNINGGFAGVAAKYAAQGMVGHTNLFHITPEIIMNVALPVVILHVLSVASEHAMYQPMLAAKNNKAIRKGAFIGGMFNTAAALPWVILGICGSSIAAIAKQPAILSVPGLALKIMPQALIGVLMVALMCALLSTGSGMILAISHVVSDDVIGPLVNKKPGDKGYTAMSRIIIVIVTLAAVIPAMKVDSLMVLFFWCFALSMPIFVNYLIGMVWKINVKVAWINLIISTAVNFWWTFACPDWAGLFTLPFWPVCFVTVGLGIVLNFIVPGEDGLLKQVKNGKQL from the coding sequence ATGATACCTATTTTAATTGCGGTAGTATATTTCGGATTTTTCAGTATTCTGTTCGGTATTCGATCCAGAAAACAGAAAGCGAAAGAAGCCGCTAACAGAACAACAGCTGAAGAAAAAGAATTCTTCACAGCTTCCGGTCAGCTTGGCTGGTTTGCAGTAATGTGCTCCTTTGTATTAGCGCCCCTTGGCGGCGGTCATACAACATCACTGTATGAACAGCAGGCAACCATGGGCGTGGCAGTGGCATGGTGGGGCATTCTTGCCGGCGGTGTATTCGTGCCGGTATTTCTGTTATGGTTTGGTCCTATGTTCAGAAAACTGAAAGTTGCTACTTTCCCCCAGGCGCTTGGTAAAGTCTTCGGACCTAAGATCAAAATCTTCAATTCATCTGTAGCACCGGCTGCATGGCTCGGTATTACAATGTCTGAGTTACTTGGCACATCCACAGCAATCTACGCACTGGCAGGCGGTCGTGTTCCTTATGCGCCATGGTGTATCCTGATCGCAGCAGTTCTGATGCTGGTATACATTTTATTAGGTGGTATGTTACAGGCATCTATGATGAACATCATCAACGCGATCATGCTGATAGTAGGTTCTTACGTAGCAGTAGTATTCGTTGGCAAAAACATCAACGGAGGTTTCGCAGGAGTTGCAGCAAAATATGCGGCACAGGGGATGGTTGGTCACACCAATCTGTTCCATATTACACCGGAAATCATTATGAACGTAGCGCTGCCGGTAGTTATTCTTCATGTACTTTCTGTTGCTTCCGAACACGCAATGTATCAGCCAATGCTGGCAGCAAAAAACAACAAAGCGATCCGTAAAGGTGCCTTCATCGGTGGTATGTTCAATACAGCAGCAGCTTTACCATGGGTTATCCTTGGTATCTGCGGTTCCTCAATCGCAGCAATAGCTAAGCAGCCTGCAATCCTTTCCGTACCAGGTCTGGCACTGAAAATCATGCCGCAGGCTCTGATTGGTGTTCTAATGGTAGCCCTGATGTGTGCTTTGTTATCCACAGGTTCCGGTATGATTCTGGCAATCTCCCATGTAGTATCTGATGACGTTATAGGACCTTTAGTAAACAAGAAGCCTGGTGATAAAGGATACACTGCTATGTCACGTATCATCATTGTCATTGTAACACTGGCAGCTGTAATTCCGGCTATGAAAGTAGATTCCCTTATGGTTCTCTTTTTCTGGTGCTTCGCATTAAGTATGCCAATCTTCGTAAACTACCTGATCGGTATGGTTTGGAAAATTAATGTAAAAGTAGCATGGATTAACCTGATTATTTCTACAGCTGTTAACTTCTGGTGGACATTTGCCTGTCCTGACTGGGCCGGATTATTCACACTTCCATTCTGGCCGGTTTGCTTTGTAACAGTAGGCCTCGGTATTGTGCTTAACTTTATCGTTCCGGGTGAAGACGGCCTTCTGAAACAGGTAAAAAACGGCAAGCAGTTATAA